In the genome of Streptococcus mitis, one region contains:
- a CDS encoding tRNA-binding protein: protein MIFTYNKEHVGDVLMIIVKNSGDAKLDVERKGKVARVFLKENGETVAWNIFEVSSLFEIAERGQVFLSDEQAARLNQELQAEGFTEEIVNDKEPKFVVGEIVEMVAHPDSDHLNICQVAVASDKTVQIVAGAPNARVGLKTIVALPGAMMPKGNLIFPGELRGEKSFGMMCSPRELHLSNAPQKRGVIELSEDQVVGTPFDPAKHWTA from the coding sequence ATGATTTTTACATATAATAAAGAACATGTCGGCGATGTCCTTATGATCATCGTGAAAAACAGCGGAGATGCCAAACTGGACGTGGAGCGCAAAGGCAAGGTAGCCCGTGTTTTCCTCAAAGAAAATGGGGAAACAGTGGCTTGGAATATTTTTGAAGTTTCAAGTTTATTTGAAATTGCAGAGCGCGGTCAAGTCTTTTTATCAGATGAGCAAGCCGCTCGTTTGAACCAAGAATTACAGGCGGAAGGTTTTACAGAAGAAATTGTTAATGACAAGGAACCTAAGTTTGTTGTTGGTGAGATTGTCGAGATGGTAGCTCATCCAGATAGTGACCACCTCAACATCTGCCAAGTTGCAGTCGCAAGTGACAAGACAGTGCAAATCGTTGCAGGGGCTCCTAATGCGCGTGTTGGGTTGAAAACCATTGTAGCTCTTCCAGGAGCAATGATGCCAAAAGGCAATCTCATTTTTCCAGGCGAGCTTCGTGGCGAAAAGAGTTTTGGCATGATGTGTAGTCCTCGTGAATTGCATCTGTCAAATGCTCCGCAAAAACGTGGTGTTATTGAATTATCAGAAGATCAAGTTGTCGGAACACCATTTGATCCAGCTAAACACTGGACTGCCTAA
- a CDS encoding choline-binding protein A, whose protein sequence is MKKITLFGLSLAGLALLVSPHSGQAFELKEEWVVKCGVQYQDGKILRFNNGHEVDIKVLDLPKTEKIEWTVSLNGQDQTVNFLGQEKDKSMIGIEGRYLNFYVPYGYRGDIKVEAKSGNEVKTWSTKVVDDIHNDSGKSSYYRIDESNDQYTYLDTKWDYQTKTYTATLPETVNGQKVFAWADDYVELKLEKPGVISHSYRGGGHFKTLYPIVKAESWLKSNQNWYYQKQGQLVQNAWVKDKETWYFMNDKGVMFNQTWLYQGGNWYAFKSSGAMIASDWLYDQGKWYYLSTSGAMKASTWVYDKGEWYYVSSSGAMIANDWVKDNGKWYYLASSGKMLRNTYTPDGYYVDASGAWQ, encoded by the coding sequence ATGAAAAAAATCACATTATTTGGTTTGTCTCTAGCAGGTTTAGCTTTGCTAGTTTCACCTCATTCAGGGCAGGCATTTGAGCTTAAAGAAGAATGGGTTGTTAAGTGTGGAGTGCAGTATCAAGATGGCAAGATTCTTCGGTTTAACAATGGTCATGAAGTGGATATCAAAGTCTTGGATTTACCAAAAACCGAGAAAATCGAGTGGACGGTTAGTCTCAATGGTCAAGATCAGACTGTCAATTTCCTAGGTCAAGAAAAGGATAAGTCTATGATTGGTATAGAAGGGCGTTACCTGAATTTCTATGTTCCATATGGCTATAGAGGAGATATCAAGGTCGAAGCTAAGAGCGGAAACGAAGTGAAGACCTGGTCAACGAAAGTTGTGGATGATATTCATAATGATAGTGGAAAGAGTAGCTACTACCGTATTGACGAATCAAATGATCAATACACCTACCTTGATACAAAATGGGACTATCAAACCAAGACTTACACTGCTACCTTACCAGAGACTGTCAATGGTCAAAAAGTATTTGCTTGGGCAGACGACTATGTAGAATTGAAACTTGAAAAACCAGGAGTTATCAGTCATTCCTACAGGGGAGGAGGACACTTCAAAACACTTTATCCGATTGTAAAAGCAGAAAGCTGGCTAAAATCAAACCAAAACTGGTACTATCAAAAACAAGGTCAATTAGTCCAAAATGCTTGGGTTAAAGACAAGGAAACTTGGTACTTTATGAATGATAAAGGAGTCATGTTCAATCAAACTTGGCTCTATCAAGGTGGCAACTGGTATGCCTTTAAATCATCAGGAGCTATGATTGCTAGTGATTGGCTTTATGATCAAGGCAAGTGGTATTATTTATCAACTTCAGGAGCCATGAAAGCAAGCACTTGGGTTTATGACAAGGGAGAATGGTATTATGTAAGTTCTTCTGGTGCCATGATTGCGAATGATTGGGTCAAAGACAATGGCAAGTGGTATTATCTAGCTTCGTCAGGTAAGATGCTTCGCAATACCTACACACCTGATGGTTACTATGTAGATGCCAGTGGTGCCTGGCAATAA
- a CDS encoding DNA-directed RNA polymerase subunit delta (participates in both the initiation and recycling phases of transcription; in the presence of the delta subunit, RNAP displays an increased specificity of transcription, a decreased affinity for nucleic acids, and an increased efficiency of RNA synthesis because of enhanced recycling) translates to MELEVFAGQEKSELSMIEVARAILELRGRDHEMHFSDLVNEIQNYLGTSNSDIREALPLFYTELNFDGSFISLGDNKWGLRSWYGVDEIDEEIIALEENDDDEVAPKAKKKRVNAFMDGDSDAIDYNADDPEDEDAYEADPALSYDDENPDDEKNEVEAYDAEINEIAPDDLGEDVDLNEEDDEFSDDDTENIEE, encoded by the coding sequence TTGGAATTAGAAGTATTTGCTGGGCAAGAAAAAAGTGAACTATCTATGATTGAGGTGGCGCGTGCTATCTTGGAACTTCGTGGTCGCGACCATGAGATGCATTTTAGCGATCTTGTAAACGAAATTCAAAACTACCTTGGAACATCAAACAGCGATATCCGCGAAGCATTGCCTTTGTTCTACACAGAGTTGAACTTTGACGGTAGCTTCATCTCACTTGGAGACAACAAATGGGGTCTTCGTTCATGGTATGGTGTGGACGAAATCGATGAAGAAATCATCGCTCTTGAAGAAAATGACGACGATGAAGTAGCACCAAAAGCTAAGAAAAAACGTGTCAATGCCTTCATGGATGGTGATTCAGATGCCATTGACTACAATGCAGATGATCCAGAAGACGAAGATGCATACGAAGCCGATCCAGCTCTTTCATATGATGATGAAAATCCAGATGATGAGAAAAACGAAGTGGAAGCTTACGATGCAGAAATCAACGAAATCGCTCCTGATGACTTGGGTGAAGACGTGGATCTCAACGAAGAAGACGACGAGTTTTCAGATGATGATACTGAAAACATCGAGGAATAA
- a CDS encoding co-chaperone GroES gives MLKPLGDRVVLKIEEKEQTVGGFVLAGSAQEKTKTAQVVATGQGVRTLNGDLVAPSVKTGDRVLVEAHAGIDVKDGDEKYIIVGEANILAIIEE, from the coding sequence ATGTTGAAACCATTAGGAGACCGTGTGGTCTTGAAAATCGAAGAAAAAGAACAAACTGTTGGAGGATTTGTCCTTGCAGGCTCAGCCCAAGAAAAAACAAAAACAGCCCAAGTTGTAGCTACTGGACAAGGTGTTCGTACCTTGAATGGTGACTTGGTTGCCCCAAGTGTTAAGACTGGCGACCGTGTCTTGGTTGAAGCCCATGCAGGTATTGATGTCAAAGATGGCGATGAAAAGTACATCATCGTAGGCGAAGCGAACATTTTGGCTATCATTGAAGAATAG
- a CDS encoding NAD(P)-dependent oxidoreductase produces MAKNVVITGATSGIGEAIARAYLEQGENVVLTGRRIDRLEALKIEFAATYTNQTVWTFPLDVTDMTMVKAVCSDILETIGKIDILVNNAGLALGLAPYQDYEELDMLIMLDTNVKGLMAVTRCFLPAMVKANQGHIINMGSTAGIYAYAGAAVYSATKAAVKTFSDGLRIDTIATDIKVTTIQPGIVETDFSTVRFHGDKERAATVYQGIEALQAQDVADTVVYVTSQPRRVQITDMTIMANQQATGFMVHKN; encoded by the coding sequence ATGGCAAAAAATGTTGTGATTACAGGAGCGACATCAGGAATTGGTGAAGCGATTGCGCGTGCTTATCTGGAGCAGGGGGAGAATGTTGTTTTAACAGGACGACGGATAGACAGACTTGAAGCCTTAAAAATTGAGTTTGCAGCAACCTATACAAATCAAACAGTTTGGACCTTTCCATTGGATGTGACGGATATGACTATGGTGAAGGCTGTCTGCTCTGATATTCTAGAAACGATAGGGAAGATTGACATCTTGGTTAATAACGCTGGACTGGCTCTAGGTTTAGCACCTTATCAGGACTATGAAGAACTGGATATGCTGATCATGCTGGATACCAATGTCAAGGGTTTGATGGCAGTCACTCGCTGTTTCTTGCCAGCAATGGTAAAAGCTAATCAGGGGCATATTATCAATATGGGGTCGACCGCAGGAATTTATGCCTATGCAGGTGCAGCAGTTTATTCAGCTACCAAGGCAGCGGTTAAGACCTTTTCAGATGGACTGCGAATTGATACCATTGCAACAGACATCAAGGTGACCACCATTCAGCCTGGAATTGTCGAAACAGATTTTTCTACAGTGCGTTTTCATGGTGACAAAGAGCGGGCTGCGACGGTCTATCAGGGAATTGAGGCCTTGCAAGCTCAGGATGTTGCAGACACAGTAGTCTATGTGACCAGTCAACCTCGTCGTGTGCAGATTACAGATATGACCATTATGGCCAATCAACAGGCAACAGGTTTCATGGTTCATAAAAACTAA
- a CDS encoding thioredoxin: MIQPASLEELASLVEKDGKKVFLFVADWCGDCRYIYPALPEIEETNPEFTFIRVDRDQYMDLAKLWDVYGIPSLVVLEKDKEIGRFVNRDRKSKQQINDFLAGLK, encoded by the coding sequence ATGATACAACCAGCAAGTTTAGAAGAATTAGCATCTTTAGTAGAAAAAGATGGCAAGAAGGTCTTTCTTTTTGTGGCGGACTGGTGTGGCGATTGTCGTTATATCTATCCTGCCTTGCCAGAAATTGAGGAGACCAATCCAGAGTTCACCTTTATTCGAGTGGATCGAGACCAGTACATGGATCTAGCAAAACTCTGGGATGTTTACGGGATTCCTAGTCTTGTTGTTCTGGAAAAAGACAAGGAAATCGGTCGTTTCGTCAATCGAGACCGTAAAAGCAAGCAACAAATTAACGATTTTTTAGCAGGACTGAAATAG
- a CDS encoding CTP synthetase, translating into MSTKYIFVTGGVVSSIGKGIVAASLGRLLKNRGLKVTIQKFDPYINIDPGTMSPYQHGEVFVTDDGAETDLDLGHYERFIDINLNKYSNVTTGKIYSEVLRKERRGEYLGATVQVIPHITDALKEKIKRAALTTDSDVIITEVGGTVGDIESLPFLEALRQMKADVGADNVMYIHTTLLPYLKAAGEMKTKPTQHSVKELRGLGIQPNMLVIRTEEPAGQVIKNKLAQFCDVAPEAVIESLDVEHLYQIPLNLQAQGMDQIVCDHLKLDAPVADMTEWSAMVDKVMNLKKQVKISLVGKYVELQDAYISVVEALKHSGYANDAEVKINWINANDVTAENVAELLSDADGIIVPGGFGQRGTEGKIQAIRYARENDVPMLGVCLGMQLTCIEFARHVLGLEGANSAELAPETKYPIIDIMRDQIDVEDMGGTLRLGLYPSKLKRGSKAAAAYHNQEVVQRRHRHRYEFNNAFREQFEAAGFVFSGVSPDNRLVEIVEIPENKFFVACQYHPELSSRPNRPEELYTAFVTAAVENSN; encoded by the coding sequence ATGTCTACGAAATATATTTTTGTAACTGGTGGTGTGGTATCGTCTATTGGGAAAGGGATTGTGGCAGCAAGTCTAGGCCGTCTCTTGAAAAATCGTGGTCTCAAAGTAACCATTCAAAAATTTGACCCTTATATCAATATCGATCCGGGAACTATGAGTCCTTACCAGCACGGGGAAGTTTTTGTGACAGATGACGGAGCTGAGACAGATTTGGACTTGGGTCACTATGAACGTTTCATCGATATCAATCTCAACAAATATTCCAACGTGACAACTGGTAAAATTTACAGTGAAGTGCTTCGTAAGGAACGCCGTGGAGAATATCTTGGGGCAACTGTTCAGGTTATTCCTCATATCACAGATGCTTTAAAAGAAAAAATCAAGCGTGCCGCTCTAACGACCGACTCTGATGTCATTATCACAGAGGTTGGTGGAACAGTAGGAGATATCGAGTCCTTGCCATTCCTAGAGGCCCTTCGTCAGATGAAGGCAGATGTGGGTGCAGATAACGTTATGTACATCCACACAACCTTGCTTCCTTACCTCAAGGCTGCTGGTGAAATGAAGACTAAACCAACTCAACACTCTGTAAAAGAATTACGTGGATTGGGAATCCAGCCAAATATGTTGGTTATTCGTACAGAAGAGCCAGCTGGTCAAGTAATTAAAAACAAACTGGCCCAGTTCTGTGATGTGGCACCAGAAGCCGTTATCGAATCGTTGGATGTTGAACACCTTTACCAAATTCCATTGAACTTGCAGGCTCAAGGTATGGACCAAATTGTCTGTGACCATTTGAAATTAGACGCACCAGTAGCGGATATGACAGAATGGTCAGCCATGGTGGACAAGGTCATGAACCTCAAGAAACAAGTTAAAATTTCCCTTGTCGGTAAGTATGTGGAGTTGCAAGATGCCTACATTTCTGTGGTTGAAGCCTTGAAACACTCTGGTTATGCCAACGACGCAGAAGTTAAAATCAATTGGATCAATGCCAATGATGTGACAGCAGAGAATGTGGCAGAGCTCTTGTCTGATGCGGACGGAATCATCGTACCAGGTGGTTTTGGTCAACGTGGTACGGAAGGGAAAATTCAAGCCATTCGCTATGCGCGTGAGAATGATGTTCCAATGTTGGGTGTCTGCTTGGGTATGCAGTTGACTTGTATCGAGTTTGCTCGTCACGTTTTAGGTCTTGAAGGTGCCAATTCTGCAGAGCTTGCACCAGAAACAAAATACCCTATCATTGATATCATGCGTGATCAGATTGACGTTGAGGATATGGGTGGAACCCTTCGTTTGGGACTTTATCCATCTAAGTTGAAACGTGGCTCTAAGGCTGCGGCTGCTTATCACAATCAAGAAGTGGTGCAACGCCGTCACCGTCACCGCTATGAGTTTAACAACGCCTTCCGTGAGCAGTTTGAGGCAGCAGGCTTTGTCTTCTCAGGAGTTTCTCCAGACAATCGTTTGGTCGAAATTGTGGAAATTCCTGAAAATAAATTCTTTGTAGCGTGTCAGTATCACCCTGAACTTTCAAGTCGTCCAAACCGCCCAGAAGAACTCTACACTGCCTTTGTTACTGCAGCAGTTGAGAACAGTAATTAG
- a CDS encoding single-stranded DNA-binding protein (binds to single stranded DNA and may facilitate the binding and interaction of other proteins to DNA), which produces MYNKVIMIGRLTSTPELHKTNNDKSVARATIAVNRRYKDQNGEREADFVNMVLWGRLAETLASYATKGSLISVDGELRTRRFEKNGQMNYVTEVLVTGFQLLESRAQRAMRENNAGQDLADLVLQEEELPF; this is translated from the coding sequence ATGTATAATAAAGTTATTATGATTGGACGTTTAACGTCTACACCAGAATTGCACAAAACCAACAATGACAAGTCAGTTGCGCGAGCAACCATTGCTGTGAATCGTCGTTACAAAGACCAAAATGGTGAACGCGAAGCGGATTTTGTTAATATGGTTTTATGGGGAAGACTAGCAGAAACATTGGCAAGCTACGCAACCAAAGGCAGTCTTATTTCCGTGGATGGAGAATTGCGTACCCGTCGCTTCGAAAAAAATGGCCAGATGAACTATGTGACCGAGGTACTTGTGACAGGATTCCAACTCTTGGAAAGCCGAGCCCAACGTGCCATGCGAGAAAATAACGCAGGACAGGATTTGGCAGATCTAGTCTTGCAAGAGGAAGAATTGCCATTTTAA
- a CDS encoding transposase has product MEQLHFITKLLDIKDPNIQIMDVINRNTHKEIIAKLDYDAPSCPECGSQMKKYDFQKPSKVPYLETTGMPTRILLRKRRFKCYHCSKMMVAETSLVKKNHQIPRIINQKIAQKLIEKTSMTDIARQLSISTSTVIRKLNDFCFKSDFSYLPEIMSWDEYAFTKGKMSFIAQDFDKLNIITVLEGRTQTIIRNHFLRYNRSVRCQVKIITMDMFSPYYDLAKHLFPYAKIVLDRFHIVQHLSRAMSRVRVQIMKQFERKSHEYKAIKRYWKLIQQDSRKLSDKRFYRPTFRMHLTNKEIIDKLLSYSEDLKHHYHLYQLLLFHFQNKEPEKFFGLIEENLKKVHPLFKTVFKTFLKDKEKIVNALQLPYSNAKLEATNNLIKLIKRNAFGFRNFENFKKRIFIALNIKKERTKFVLSRA; this is encoded by the coding sequence ATGGAACAATTACATTTTATCACAAAATTACTAGACATTAAAGACCCAAATATCCAAATTATGGATGTCATTAATAGGAATACCCACAAGGAAATCATCGCTAAACTGGACTACGACGCTCCATCTTGTCCTGAGTGTGGAAGTCAAATGAAGAAATATGACTTCCAAAAACCGTCTAAGGTTCCTTACCTTGAAACGACTGGTATGCCTACTAGAATTCTCCTTAGAAAACGTCGATTCAAGTGCTATCATTGCTCGAAAATGATGGTAGCTGAGACTTCTCTCGTCAAGAAGAATCACCAAATCCCTCGTATCATCAACCAAAAGATTGCCCAGAAGCTAATTGAGAAGACTTCTATGACCGATATTGCCCGTCAGCTGTCTATTTCAACTTCAACTGTTATTCGCAAGCTCAATGACTTCTGTTTTAAGTCTGATTTTTCTTACCTCCCTGAGATTATGTCCTGGGACGAATATGCCTTCACTAAGGGAAAGATGAGTTTCATTGCTCAAGATTTTGATAAGCTCAATATTATCACTGTTCTTGAGGGTAGAACACAAACTATCATAAGAAATCATTTTCTGCGCTACAATCGCTCTGTTCGTTGTCAGGTGAAAATCATTACTATGGATATGTTTAGTCCTTACTATGACTTGGCTAAACATCTTTTTCCGTATGCCAAAATCGTTCTAGATCGCTTCCACATTGTACAACATCTTAGCCGTGCTATGAGTCGTGTTCGTGTCCAAATCATGAAGCAATTTGAGCGAAAATCTCATGAATATAAGGCTATCAAGCGCTACTGGAAACTCATTCAACAGGATAGCCGTAAACTGAGTGATAAGCGATTTTATCGCCCTACTTTTCGCATGCACTTAACCAATAAAGAGATTATTGACAAGCTTTTGAGCTATTCAGAAGACTTGAAACACCACTATCATCTCTATCAACTCTTGCTTTTTCACTTTCAGAATAAGGAACCGGAGAAATTTTTCGGACTCATTGAGGAAAATCTAAAGAAAGTTCATCCTCTTTTTAAGACTGTCTTTAAAACCTTTCTAAAGGACAAAGAGAAAATCGTCAATGCCCTTCAGTTACCCTATTCTAATGCCAAATTAGAAGCAACCAATAATCTCATCAAACTTATCAAACGCAATGCCTTTGGTTTTCGGAACTTTGAAAACTTCAAAAAACGGATTTTTATCGCTCTGAATATCAAAAAAGAAAGGACGAAATTTGTCCTTTCTCGAGCTTAG
- the groEL gene encoding molecular chaperone GroEL (60 kDa chaperone family; promotes refolding of misfolded polypeptides especially under stressful conditions; forms two stacked rings of heptamers to form a barrel-shaped 14mer; ends can be capped by GroES; misfolded proteins enter the barrel where they are refolded when GroES binds; many bacteria have multiple copies of the groEL gene which are active under different environmental conditions; the B.japonicum protein in this cluster is expressed constitutively; in Rhodobacter, Corynebacterium and Rhizobium this protein is essential for growth) — protein sequence MSKEIKFSSDARSAMVRGVDILADTVKVTLGPKGRNVVLEKSFGSPLITNDGVTIAKEIELEDHFENMGAKLVSEVASKTNDIAGDGTTTATVLTQAIVREGIKNVTAGANPIGIRRGIEAAVAAAVETLKNNAIPVANKEAIAQVAAVSSRSEKVGEYISEAMEKVGKDGVITIEESRGMETELEVVEGMQFDRGYLSQYMVTDSEKMVADLENPYILITDKKISNIQEVLPLLESILQSNRPLLIIADDVDGEALPTLVLNKIRGTFNVVAVKAPGFGDRRKAMLEDIAILTGGTVITEDLGLELKDATIEALGQAARVTVDKDSTVIVEGAGNPEAISHRVAVIKSQIETTTSEFDREKLQERLAKLSGGVAVIKVGAATETELKELKLRIEDALNATRAAVEEGIVAGGGTALVNVIPAVANLELTGDEATGRNIVLRALEEPVRQIAHNAGFEGSIVIDRLKNAELGTGFNAATGEWVNMIDQGIIDPVKVSRSALQNAASVASLILTTEAVVANKPEPAAPAPAMDPSMMGGMM from the coding sequence ATGTCAAAAGAAATTAAATTTTCATCTGATGCTCGTTCAGCTATGGTCCGTGGTGTCGATATCCTTGCAGACACTGTTAAAGTAACATTAGGACCAAAAGGTCGTAATGTCGTTCTTGAAAAATCATTCGGTTCACCCCTCATCACCAATGACGGTGTGACCATTGCCAAAGAAATCGAGTTGGAAGATCATTTTGAAAATATGGGTGCCAAATTGGTATCAGAAGTGGCTTCAAAAACCAATGATATCGCAGGTGACGGGACTACAACTGCAACTGTTTTGACTCAAGCTATCGTCCGTGAAGGAATCAAAAACGTCACAGCAGGTGCAAATCCAATCGGCATTCGTCGTGGGATTGAAGCAGCAGTTGCCGCAGCAGTAGAAACCTTGAAAAATAATGCTATCCCAGTTGCTAATAAAGAAGCCATCGCTCAAGTTGCAGCCGTATCTTCTCGTTCTGAAAAAGTTGGTGAGTACATCTCTGAAGCCATGGAAAAAGTTGGCAAAGATGGAGTCATCACTATCGAAGAGTCACGTGGTATGGAAACAGAACTTGAAGTTGTGGAAGGAATGCAGTTTGACCGTGGTTACCTTTCACAGTACATGGTGACAGATAGCGAGAAAATGGTGGCTGACCTTGAAAATCCGTACATTTTGATTACAGACAAGAAAATTTCCAATATCCAAGAAGTTTTGCCACTATTGGAAAGCATTCTCCAAAGCAACCGTCCACTCTTGATTATTGCGGATGATGTAGATGGTGAAGCTCTTCCAACCCTTGTATTGAACAAGATTCGTGGAACCTTCAATGTGGTAGCAGTTAAGGCGCCCGGATTTGGTGACCGTCGCAAAGCGATGCTTGAAGATATCGCCATCTTGACAGGCGGAACAGTTATCACAGAAGATCTTGGTCTTGAGTTGAAAGATGCGACAATTGAAGCACTTGGTCAAGCAGCGAGAGTAACTGTGGACAAAGACAGCACTGTTATCGTAGAAGGTGCTGGAAATCCTGAAGCGATTTCTCACCGTGTTGCGGTTATCAAGTCTCAAATCGAAACTACAACATCTGAATTTGACCGCGAAAAATTGCAAGAACGCTTGGCAAAATTGTCAGGTGGTGTTGCAGTCATCAAGGTCGGAGCTGCAACTGAAACTGAGTTGAAAGAACTGAAACTCCGCATTGAAGATGCCCTCAACGCTACTCGTGCAGCCGTGGAAGAAGGAATCGTTGCTGGTGGTGGAACAGCTCTTGTAAATGTTATTCCAGCCGTGGCTAATTTGGAATTGACAGGAGATGAAGCGACAGGACGCAATATTGTTCTCCGTGCTTTGGAAGAACCTGTTCGTCAAATTGCCCACAATGCGGGATTCGAAGGCTCTATCGTTATCGATCGTTTGAAAAATGCTGAGCTTGGTACAGGCTTCAACGCAGCAACTGGTGAGTGGGTTAACATGATTGATCAAGGGATTATCGACCCAGTTAAAGTTAGCCGTTCAGCCCTACAAAACGCAGCATCTGTAGCCAGCTTGATTTTGACAACAGAAGCAGTCGTAGCCAATAAGCCAGAACCAGCAGCCCCAGCTCCAGCAATGGATCCAAGCATGATGGGCGGCATGATGTAA
- a CDS encoding DNA cytosine methyltransferase, with translation MTNSVSSNRPEKYNIAAFFSGVGGIELGFEQTNEFRVVYANEFDKYARQTYQLNHPDTYLDGRDIHDVQPEDIPAERVDVIMGGFPCQAFSIAGYRKGFDDDRGDLFFELLRMIEGCKPRAIFIENVKNMVGHDHGNTFKVIREALTENNYFIKWKVLNGKDYGNIPQNRERIYIVGFDIKEAYDLFEFPEEIKLTTSLQDVINFGDKLDEVYYYREGKQNFYDQLKFEVTSQDTVYQWRRQYVRENKNGVVPTLTANMGTGGHNVPLILTDSGEIRKLTPKETFNVQGYPKSFKIPEGVSNGQLYKQAGNSVVVPVIKRIAENVAKALNESQGQSQLERSGKIAIIYTKMNGQFEGQSYVKDFVDSYDQALEKIKSYDDGLALLSDEDYLKLVKKRGNLEFYSIN, from the coding sequence ATGACAAATTCTGTAAGTTCGAACCGACCTGAGAAGTACAACATTGCAGCTTTCTTCTCAGGTGTTGGGGGAATTGAGTTGGGATTTGAACAGACCAACGAGTTCAGAGTGGTGTATGCCAATGAATTTGATAAGTATGCGCGTCAGACTTATCAGTTAAACCATCCAGATACCTATTTGGATGGTCGTGATATTCACGATGTTCAGCCAGAGGATATCCCAGCTGAGCGTGTGGATGTGATTATGGGAGGTTTCCCTTGTCAGGCCTTTAGTATTGCGGGTTATCGCAAGGGCTTTGATGATGATCGTGGTGATCTTTTCTTCGAATTGCTTCGCATGATTGAAGGATGCAAACCTCGTGCCATTTTCATCGAAAATGTCAAGAACATGGTAGGTCATGACCACGGCAATACCTTCAAGGTTATTCGTGAAGCCTTGACCGAGAACAACTACTTTATCAAGTGGAAGGTTCTCAACGGGAAAGACTATGGAAATATCCCTCAAAACCGTGAACGTATCTACATTGTTGGTTTTGATATCAAGGAAGCTTATGACTTGTTTGAGTTTCCAGAGGAAATTAAGCTGACTACGAGTCTTCAGGATGTGATTAACTTTGGTGATAAGCTAGACGAGGTCTACTACTACCGTGAAGGCAAGCAAAACTTCTATGACCAGTTGAAGTTTGAAGTGACCAGTCAAGACACGGTATACCAGTGGCGCCGCCAATATGTCCGTGAAAATAAAAATGGTGTTGTTCCTACCCTAACAGCAAATATGGGAACAGGTGGACATAACGTTCCATTGATTTTGACAGACAGTGGTGAGATTCGTAAGTTGACACCGAAAGAAACCTTTAACGTTCAAGGATACCCTAAATCCTTTAAAATCCCAGAAGGAGTTTCTAACGGTCAGCTCTACAAACAAGCCGGAAACAGTGTGGTTGTGCCCGTGATTAAACGCATCGCAGAGAATGTTGCTAAGGCTTTAAATGAAAGTCAGGGGCAATCTCAACTTGAACGCTCAGGAAAAATTGCAATTATCTACACCAAGATGAATGGACAATTTGAAGGACAATCCTATGTTAAGGACTTTGTAGATAGCTATGACCAGGCTCTTGAAAAAATCAAGTCTTATGATGATGGTCTAGCCCTTCTATCAGATGAAGATTATTTAAAATTGGTTAAAAAACGAGGAAATCTCGAATTTTACAGTATTAATTAA